The Streptomonospora litoralis genome window below encodes:
- a CDS encoding helix-turn-helix domain-containing protein: protein MTDTQFGNIVRRAMDVRGWSLRELARQVHYDAGYLSRVISGKKRPSAELAQLLDEALGAEGALIQLGTAVAPDREHLPHTRPTPSRVDTETVASFATVLAAQRRLDDAVGSAAVLAPTLAQLENVEPLAHQG, encoded by the coding sequence ATGACCGATACCCAATTCGGGAACATCGTTCGCCGCGCCATGGATGTCCGCGGCTGGTCCCTGCGAGAACTCGCCCGTCAGGTGCACTACGATGCGGGTTACCTTTCTCGGGTCATATCAGGAAAAAAGCGCCCTTCGGCCGAGCTTGCCCAACTCCTGGATGAGGCGCTGGGGGCAGAAGGCGCTCTCATCCAACTCGGCACTGCTGTGGCGCCTGACCGTGAGCACCTACCGCATACCAGGCCGACACCGTCCCGCGTTGATACTGAGACGGTGGCTAGCTTCGCGACGGTTCTGGCCGCGCAACGGCGGCTTGACGATGCCGTGGGATCGGCGGCTGTGCTTGCCCCGACCCTCGCCCAACTCGAGAATGTTGAACCCCTAGCGCACCAGGGCTGA
- a CDS encoding IS630 family transposase, whose amino-acid sequence MVKTGRPKKAELTVTEADRRELVRGARAATSTQAYALRCRIVLACAEPEAFNKDVAAELGISVPTVAKWRGRFIEHGLAGLADEPRPGRPPSILLDQVQQVVELTLEQTPPDATHWSRASMARRSGLSRSTIGRIWRHFDLKPHRTEGFKISTDPLFVEKVVDVVGLYHNPPERAVVLCVDEKSQMQALDRSQPVLPMMPSAPERVTHDYVRHGTTSLFAAFNIADGTVITELHRRHRAAEFKKFLISIDKAVPAELDIHLVCDNYATHKTPLIHQWLARHPRFHVHFTPTGSSWINQVERWFGYLTAQLTRRGVHKSVAALEKDVRDWIERWNTEPRPFVWRKTAEEVLDSLARYLKRISGAEH is encoded by the coding sequence ATGGTGAAGACGGGTCGGCCGAAGAAGGCCGAGTTGACGGTGACCGAGGCCGACCGCCGGGAGCTGGTGCGCGGGGCGCGGGCGGCGACCTCGACCCAGGCCTACGCGTTGCGCTGCCGGATTGTCTTGGCATGCGCGGAGCCCGAGGCGTTCAACAAGGACGTGGCCGCCGAGTTGGGGATCTCTGTGCCGACCGTGGCCAAGTGGCGGGGCCGGTTCATCGAGCACGGCCTGGCCGGGCTGGCCGATGAGCCCCGGCCGGGCCGGCCGCCCTCGATCCTGCTCGACCAGGTCCAGCAGGTCGTCGAACTGACCCTGGAGCAGACCCCGCCCGATGCCACCCATTGGTCGCGGGCCTCGATGGCGCGGCGCAGCGGGCTGAGCCGGTCGACCATCGGGCGGATCTGGCGGCACTTCGACCTGAAGCCGCACCGCACCGAGGGCTTCAAGATCTCCACCGACCCGCTGTTCGTGGAGAAGGTGGTCGACGTGGTCGGGCTGTATCACAACCCGCCCGAGCGGGCGGTGGTGCTGTGCGTGGACGAGAAGTCGCAGATGCAGGCCCTGGACCGCTCCCAGCCGGTGCTGCCGATGATGCCGAGTGCGCCCGAACGGGTCACCCACGACTACGTCCGCCACGGCACCACCAGCCTGTTCGCCGCCTTCAACATCGCCGACGGCACCGTCATCACCGAGCTGCACCGCCGGCACCGCGCGGCCGAGTTCAAGAAGTTCCTCATCAGCATCGACAAGGCGGTCCCGGCCGAGTTGGACATCCACTTGGTCTGCGACAACTACGCCACGCACAAGACCCCGCTGATCCACCAGTGGCTGGCCCGCCATCCACGCTTCCATGTGCACTTCACCCCGACCGGTTCCTCCTGGATCAACCAGGTCGAGCGCTGGTTCGGCTATCTCACTGCCCAGCTCACCCGCCGCGGGGTGCACAAGAGCGTGGCCGCGCTGGAGAAGGACGTGCGCGATTGGATCGAGCGGTGGAACACCGAGCCTCGCCCGTTCGTCTGGCGCAAGACCGCCGAAGAGGTCCTCGACTCCCTCGCCAGATATCTGAAACGGATTTCAGGCGCAGAACACTAG
- a CDS encoding DUF6069 family protein, translating into MSSPVSRAESATASTPHPADGGSRRRPAVRRAAALAGAAAASLACWAVAAPVAGIDLTAYKGGAVQPVGAGSVVFAALLAGSAAWLLMAVLERTVQRPRRIWTVAAVAVLVLSLAGPLVSAAGTASMLVLMGLHAVPAAVLIPVMGPTAAARR; encoded by the coding sequence ATGTCCAGCCCGGTCAGCCGAGCCGAGTCCGCGACCGCCTCCACCCCGCACCCGGCCGACGGCGGCTCGCGTCGTCGGCCGGCCGTACGCCGCGCGGCCGCGCTGGCCGGAGCGGCCGCCGCGTCGCTGGCCTGCTGGGCAGTGGCGGCCCCGGTCGCCGGGATCGACCTCACCGCCTACAAGGGCGGCGCGGTCCAACCGGTCGGCGCGGGTTCGGTCGTGTTCGCGGCGCTGCTGGCCGGATCGGCGGCGTGGCTGCTGATGGCGGTGCTGGAGCGGACGGTGCAGCGCCCGCGGCGGATTTGGACGGTCGCCGCGGTCGCTGTGCTGGTGCTGTCGCTGGCGGGTCCGCTCGTGTCGGCCGCCGGTACCGCGAGCATGCTGGTCCTCATGGGCCTGCACGCGGTTCCGGCGGCCGTGCTGATCCCGGTGATGGGACCGACGGCGGCCGCCCGCCGATAA
- a CDS encoding very short patch repair endonuclease has translation MGAFNDQSEAESDWAPPKGSWASSAANRRSMLGNRNKNTRPEVQLRRLVHAEGLRYRVAAKPLAKMRRTADMVFRPTRVAVFIDGCFWHGCPEHFVPPKTNPEYWEQKIGGNMARDRDTDARLEGEGWLVLRFWEHQAPEECARTVCESVLERKNLL, from the coding sequence ATGGGCGCGTTCAACGATCAGTCGGAGGCGGAGTCTGACTGGGCACCCCCCAAGGGCTCGTGGGCTTCTTCGGCAGCGAACCGGCGGAGCATGCTGGGCAACCGGAACAAGAACACCCGGCCGGAGGTTCAACTTCGCAGGCTCGTCCACGCTGAGGGACTGCGCTATCGGGTCGCCGCCAAGCCCCTGGCAAAGATGCGGCGCACGGCGGACATGGTATTCCGGCCGACACGGGTCGCTGTGTTCATCGATGGCTGCTTCTGGCACGGATGCCCAGAGCATTTTGTGCCGCCGAAGACGAACCCTGAGTACTGGGAGCAGAAGATCGGCGGGAACATGGCCCGGGACCGCGATACGGACGCACGTTTGGAGGGCGAGGGCTGGCTGGTGCTCCGGTTCTGGGAACACCAGGCGCCTGAGGAGTGTGCGCGCACCGTCTGCGAAAGCGTCCTAGAACGCAAGAACCTGCTGTAG
- a CDS encoding DEAD/DEAH box helicase produces the protein MPAAKASLRLLFNATRTGVLLEASEERKTALARLALKFPGAGRPAPCALEIPIDEFLAGIETLAAWPDPAGVEWEPTLAELVQEELAYAQEAAARLADGTSGPTVAQEEVGGFLGAGWRADLTSFQRRDIAQLLAASHAANFSVPGAGKTRVALAIYAARREEGKIRRALVVAPKSAFESWAAEADLCFENSPKVAFVDSGGLLAQAEILVVNYERLPRMAEMLAGWLSAAPSMIVLDEAHRMKLGLKGAYGAACMELGPLARCRMILTGTPAPNGAKDLENLMSFVWPGQGRRKVQHAVAGGDLAHASRVLRPLFSRTTKAELGLPKVDFKVARVELPPLHNEIYAALCGQFSQRAAASQSDLDSIGRSTLQLIMAATSPALLAEGTTRYEPLEHQVPALDPDENASLLSLLHRLPQYEMSPKYKELLRIVSKNRQEGKKTLVWSTFIRNLTTAGRLLAEYNPALVHGGVTDREVQLAQFRTDPDCWVLLSNPATLGEGINLHHHCHDAVYIDRDFIAGRFLQSLDRIHRLGLPPDAETNVTLLVANGTVDEVVAERLAGKLEFMGQILDDPGVQALADPYEEVSYADGMTDRDVQVLMAHAASVSSKG, from the coding sequence ATGCCTGCCGCGAAGGCATCCCTACGGCTGCTGTTCAACGCCACTCGCACAGGTGTACTGCTAGAGGCGAGCGAGGAGCGCAAGACCGCCCTCGCCCGCCTTGCGCTCAAGTTTCCCGGTGCCGGCCGTCCGGCCCCGTGTGCGCTCGAGATCCCAATCGATGAATTCCTTGCTGGAATCGAGACTCTCGCCGCGTGGCCCGACCCCGCAGGCGTCGAGTGGGAGCCGACGCTTGCGGAACTGGTCCAAGAGGAGCTCGCATACGCCCAGGAGGCTGCCGCGCGGCTTGCCGACGGCACCTCCGGGCCAACTGTCGCTCAGGAGGAGGTCGGCGGCTTCCTCGGCGCGGGCTGGCGCGCTGACCTGACGTCGTTCCAGCGCCGGGACATCGCCCAACTGCTCGCCGCGAGCCACGCCGCCAACTTCAGCGTTCCCGGCGCTGGAAAAACGCGGGTCGCGCTGGCTATCTATGCCGCCCGGCGCGAGGAAGGCAAGATCCGGCGTGCCTTGGTCGTTGCTCCGAAGTCGGCCTTCGAGTCCTGGGCAGCGGAGGCCGATCTGTGCTTCGAAAACAGCCCGAAGGTTGCTTTCGTCGACAGCGGGGGGCTGCTTGCCCAGGCTGAGATCCTCGTTGTCAACTACGAGCGCCTGCCGCGAATGGCCGAAATGCTGGCAGGGTGGCTCAGTGCCGCTCCGTCGATGATCGTGCTCGACGAGGCCCACCGTATGAAGCTGGGGCTGAAGGGAGCATACGGCGCCGCCTGCATGGAACTCGGCCCGCTAGCGCGGTGCCGAATGATCCTGACAGGAACGCCCGCCCCGAACGGAGCGAAAGACCTTGAGAACCTCATGTCGTTCGTCTGGCCGGGGCAGGGGCGGCGGAAGGTGCAGCATGCGGTCGCGGGTGGCGACCTCGCACACGCGAGCCGGGTACTGCGCCCGCTCTTCTCGCGAACCACTAAAGCTGAACTCGGTCTGCCGAAGGTCGACTTCAAGGTCGCGCGGGTGGAACTGCCCCCGTTGCACAACGAAATCTACGCCGCGCTGTGCGGCCAGTTCTCCCAGCGCGCCGCCGCTTCGCAGTCCGACCTTGACTCCATCGGCAGGTCGACTCTCCAACTGATCATGGCAGCCACCAGCCCAGCGCTGCTGGCCGAAGGAACAACGCGATATGAGCCGCTCGAGCACCAGGTTCCCGCTCTCGACCCTGACGAGAACGCGTCACTTCTCTCACTGCTCCATCGGCTTCCCCAGTACGAGATGTCCCCGAAGTACAAGGAGCTGCTTCGGATTGTCTCCAAAAACCGGCAGGAAGGAAAGAAGACGCTTGTCTGGTCGACCTTCATTCGCAATCTCACTACCGCTGGCCGGCTCCTCGCCGAGTACAACCCCGCTCTGGTACACGGCGGAGTTACCGACCGCGAGGTGCAGCTCGCCCAGTTCCGCACCGATCCGGACTGCTGGGTCCTCCTCTCCAATCCGGCGACCCTGGGCGAAGGCATCAACCTCCACCACCACTGCCACGACGCCGTGTACATCGACCGTGACTTCATAGCTGGACGGTTTCTGCAGAGCCTCGACCGGATCCACCGTCTCGGCCTGCCGCCCGATGCGGAAACGAACGTGACACTGCTTGTAGCGAACGGAACAGTCGATGAGGTCGTGGCAGAGCGCCTAGCGGGAAAACTCGAGTTCATGGGACAAATCCTCGATGACCCTGGCGTGCAGGCCTTGGCAGACCCGTATGAGGAAGTGTCTTATGCCGATGGCATGACCGACCGGGATGTCCAGGTATTGATGGCCCATGCGGCATCCGTTTCGTCCAAGGGGTAA
- a CDS encoding HNH endonuclease yields the protein MKQEVRALDISWRDLQGSMKSAALWLVQEVGEGNIFTKEGLRAAFPDKTQIDRRVRELRKHGWVINTSKEEPALEANEQRFVKEGRPVWEAGQATLNQGAAVSAAERRRVMERDGHMCQSCGIVAGDAYADDEFSNAQLTIARRKVSSAEGGSTVELVTECDRCRIGGRAVTADPGYVIQRAGSLKGIENEIFRAWVAAGEREFSKLELLWGDLQSLPPESRAEAKEAILRGGSGGTPIG from the coding sequence ATGAAACAGGAGGTCCGAGCGTTGGATATTTCTTGGCGAGACCTGCAGGGATCCATGAAGTCGGCTGCCCTTTGGCTGGTCCAGGAGGTGGGGGAAGGAAACATCTTCACCAAGGAAGGCCTGAGGGCAGCCTTTCCTGACAAGACCCAGATCGATCGGCGCGTCCGCGAGCTCCGGAAGCACGGCTGGGTCATCAATACAAGCAAGGAAGAGCCCGCGCTCGAGGCCAATGAGCAGCGCTTCGTCAAGGAAGGAAGGCCGGTGTGGGAAGCCGGGCAGGCGACGCTCAACCAGGGAGCGGCCGTATCTGCCGCCGAGCGGCGCCGCGTGATGGAACGGGACGGCCACATGTGCCAGTCGTGCGGCATCGTCGCGGGCGACGCCTATGCCGACGACGAGTTCTCGAACGCCCAGCTCACGATCGCGCGCCGGAAAGTGTCCTCCGCTGAAGGCGGATCCACCGTTGAGCTTGTCACCGAGTGCGACCGCTGCCGGATCGGAGGCCGGGCGGTCACAGCCGATCCCGGCTACGTGATCCAGCGGGCAGGCAGCCTGAAGGGGATCGAGAACGAGATCTTCCGTGCATGGGTAGCAGCCGGCGAACGCGAGTTCAGCAAGCTGGAACTGCTCTGGGGGGACCTCCAGTCCCTTCCGCCAGAATCCCGCGCGGAGGCTAAAGAGGCCATCCTCCGTGGTGGCAGCGGCGGAACTCCCATCGGATAG
- a CDS encoding ISAs1 family transposase, with protein MPHQSATPQPAIGDFAQSLTAVDDPRNERGIRHEIGTVLAVALCALLCGSRSLRAIGQWAANTPHQTRTRLGCRITDPELGVRTAPSTSTIRRVLLAVAPASVAALARPEVADTLAIDGKTLRGSATADQAAAHVLAALDAGGRIAAQVPVADKTSEIAAVQDLLGPLDIGGAVVTADALHTQRATARYLTEQRGADYILTIKRNQPTLFDKVRRLPWAQAPTGDTDRHRGHGRAETRTVKALSIEGLGFPYAAQAVRIRRHVTDLRTGKVSWTCAYAVTSLGAERAGAARLGALVRGHWAIEALHHVRDTTFAEDSCKVRSGHGPANLAALRSLAALLLSALGRPTIPDAIRWVSYACFTRPLDLIGIA; from the coding sequence TTGCCCCACCAGTCTGCCACGCCCCAGCCCGCCATCGGCGACTTCGCCCAAAGCCTCACCGCCGTGGACGACCCGCGCAACGAACGCGGTATCCGCCACGAAATCGGCACCGTTCTGGCCGTCGCCCTGTGCGCACTGCTGTGCGGATCCCGCTCTCTGCGCGCGATCGGCCAGTGGGCCGCCAACACGCCGCACCAAACCCGCACCCGCCTGGGCTGCCGCATCACCGACCCGGAACTGGGCGTGCGCACCGCGCCCAGCACCTCCACCATCCGCCGGGTCCTTCTGGCCGTAGCACCCGCGAGCGTGGCCGCCCTGGCCCGCCCCGAGGTGGCCGACACCCTGGCCATCGACGGCAAGACCCTGCGCGGCTCGGCCACCGCCGATCAGGCTGCCGCCCACGTCCTGGCGGCCCTGGATGCCGGCGGCCGCATCGCCGCCCAGGTCCCCGTGGCCGACAAGACCAGCGAGATCGCCGCCGTACAGGACCTGCTGGGACCGCTCGACATCGGCGGGGCCGTGGTCACCGCCGACGCGCTGCACACCCAGAGGGCCACCGCCCGCTATCTCACCGAGCAGCGCGGAGCCGACTACATCCTCACGATCAAGCGCAACCAGCCCACGCTGTTTGACAAGGTCAGAAGGTTGCCGTGGGCACAGGCCCCCACAGGCGACACCGACCGCCACCGGGGCCACGGCCGGGCCGAGACCCGCACCGTCAAAGCGCTGAGCATCGAGGGCCTCGGATTCCCCTACGCGGCTCAAGCGGTGCGCATCCGCCGCCACGTCACCGACCTGCGCACCGGAAAGGTGTCATGGACCTGCGCTTATGCGGTCACCAGCCTCGGGGCCGAGCGGGCCGGGGCCGCCCGGCTGGGCGCTCTGGTGCGCGGCCACTGGGCGATCGAGGCGCTGCACCATGTCCGCGATACCACCTTCGCCGAGGACTCCTGCAAGGTCCGCAGCGGCCACGGGCCGGCCAACCTCGCCGCATTGCGCAGCCTGGCCGCGCTGCTGCTCTCCGCGCTGGGGCGTCCGACCATCCCCGATGCGATCCGGTGGGTCTCCTACGCGTGCTTCACCCGCCCGCTCGATCTCATCGGGATCGCCTGA
- a CDS encoding transcriptional regulator: MASHEDFGTPPEGAATSRIVEERIAERSKQGLRETFTVNFRDKQMPVEIIDIELDSLFLNPGTHRVKAQRDLEPDMDQELRDNPWGAVGQGYLRRLLAATPANPTVPDPEFNDLKENLDKEGQNDAGLITRWGVLVDGNTRAVALKELGKQTMRVGVLPESATWKDVSAVELNLQMRLDQRRDYTYINRLLAYEELHDGGRAPEQIARMFRVQRKTVLRDLWVLNELRDLIDRSRIGKQSLRLMDFEEDQEKLRELHRKYDELRRTDPDAAEAMKEYRLSALVLKFSKTDLRLVEDDFHRRYLERHLSEPVREELAQEEEESPAASVQIPGLGTSVAPASGPQSTGHAAARRLTDVLLQAKARAGGSTLGEGDPAAAQRLDEVKEAMKSSLKLAGSNARVKKQERATAERVTTAAEEIRQCSHELVQSRAKQALDVEAFDDALMDLRDSLHQLARHASKLSSEAGDGVEWLLDAMKKGNS, from the coding sequence TTGGCTTCACACGAGGATTTTGGAACGCCGCCGGAAGGCGCGGCCACCAGCAGGATCGTTGAGGAGCGGATCGCGGAGCGATCCAAGCAAGGGCTGCGCGAGACGTTCACGGTAAATTTCAGAGACAAGCAGATGCCGGTCGAGATTATCGATATCGAGCTCGACTCGCTGTTCTTGAATCCGGGGACCCACCGCGTCAAGGCTCAGCGCGATCTCGAGCCCGACATGGACCAAGAGCTGCGGGACAACCCCTGGGGCGCAGTCGGCCAGGGTTACCTGCGGAGACTGCTGGCGGCGACACCTGCCAACCCGACTGTGCCCGACCCTGAATTCAACGACCTCAAGGAGAACCTCGACAAGGAAGGTCAGAACGACGCCGGCCTCATCACCAGGTGGGGCGTTCTTGTCGACGGAAACACCCGGGCTGTCGCGCTCAAGGAGCTAGGCAAGCAGACCATGCGCGTTGGTGTGCTTCCGGAATCCGCGACGTGGAAGGACGTCTCGGCGGTCGAGCTGAACTTGCAGATGCGGCTCGACCAGCGCCGGGACTACACCTACATCAACAGGCTGCTCGCTTACGAGGAGCTGCACGACGGAGGGCGCGCGCCTGAGCAGATCGCCCGAATGTTCCGCGTCCAGAGGAAGACGGTCCTCCGGGACCTGTGGGTTCTGAACGAACTCCGCGACCTGATCGATCGCAGCCGGATCGGCAAGCAGTCGCTGCGGTTGATGGACTTCGAGGAAGACCAGGAAAAGCTTCGGGAGCTGCACCGGAAGTACGACGAGCTTCGTCGGACGGACCCCGATGCCGCTGAAGCTATGAAAGAATACCGGCTTTCCGCGTTGGTGCTGAAGTTCTCGAAAACGGATCTGCGGTTGGTTGAGGACGACTTCCACCGTCGCTATCTGGAGCGTCATTTGTCCGAACCCGTGAGAGAGGAACTAGCTCAAGAGGAAGAGGAGAGCCCCGCGGCAAGCGTTCAAATCCCCGGCCTGGGGACGTCCGTAGCCCCTGCTTCTGGACCTCAGAGCACTGGGCACGCAGCCGCACGGCGGCTGACCGACGTGCTACTCCAAGCCAAGGCCCGAGCTGGCGGCTCCACGCTCGGTGAAGGTGACCCGGCTGCTGCCCAGCGCTTGGACGAAGTCAAGGAGGCGATGAAAAGCTCGCTCAAGCTGGCCGGCTCGAACGCACGCGTCAAAAAGCAGGAGCGAGCGACAGCCGAACGCGTAACGACTGCTGCGGAAGAGATCCGCCAATGCAGCCACGAACTGGTGCAGTCGCGGGCGAAGCAGGCCCTCGATGTTGAGGCTTTCGATGACGCACTTATGGACCTGCGGGACAGTCTCCACCAGCTTGCGAGGCATGCGTCGAAGCTCAGCAGCGAAGCGGGCGACGGGGTGGAGTGGCTGCTCGACGCGATGAAGAAGGGCAACTCCTGA
- a CDS encoding response regulator: MSGALRVLIVDDDALVRGGLTMMLDGVHGISVVAEAADGDEVCAAADKHTPDVVLMDLRMPRVDGITATRRLRARPRPPEVVVLTTFDTDENILHALRAGAGGFLLKDTPPTEIVDAVRKVAAGDPILSPRITRRLMDRAATQAGAHERARTALESLSPREREVVQAVAEGHANAEIAARLYMSVATVKAHVSSILTKLDMDNRTQIALLAHDAGLA; this comes from the coding sequence ATGAGCGGTGCGCTGCGGGTCCTCATCGTCGACGACGACGCCCTCGTCCGCGGCGGACTGACCATGATGCTCGACGGCGTCCACGGCATCTCCGTCGTCGCCGAGGCCGCCGACGGCGACGAGGTCTGCGCAGCAGCCGACAAGCACACCCCCGACGTCGTGCTGATGGACCTGCGCATGCCGCGGGTGGACGGCATCACCGCCACACGCAGACTGCGCGCCCGCCCGCGCCCGCCCGAGGTCGTCGTGCTGACCACCTTCGACACCGACGAGAACATCCTGCACGCCCTGCGTGCCGGAGCGGGCGGCTTCCTGCTCAAGGACACTCCGCCGACGGAGATCGTCGACGCGGTCCGCAAGGTCGCCGCCGGAGACCCGATCCTCTCGCCCCGCATCACCCGTCGCCTCATGGACCGCGCCGCCACCCAAGCCGGCGCCCACGAACGAGCCCGCACCGCCTTGGAGTCCCTGAGCCCCCGGGAACGCGAAGTCGTCCAAGCCGTAGCTGAGGGCCACGCCAACGCCGAAATCGCCGCCCGCCTCTACATGAGCGTCGCGACGGTGAAGGCCCACGTGTCGAGCATCCTCACCAAGCTGGATATGGACAACCGGACTCAGATAGCACTCCTGGCGCACGATGCGGGGTTGGCATGA
- a CDS encoding sensor histidine kinase, with amino-acid sequence MAGVAAASAVLVALTIWGRYTSQTAAAPLLLDIAVGALACVLAPLLLWRPVPVAIGLVALAALTPAVTPPATLAALQVAHRRPLPVALAVAAAGVAAHAVQGLWQPNSGLSYGWWLVLITVGYGAMVGWGALARANRALVESLRERARRAEAEQGRRVAEARMAERTRMAREMHDVLAHRLSLLATYAGALEYRPDSPPERLSRAAGVVRAGVHEALDELREVILVLRDEDAAQERDHAAGRRPRRADIPDLVEESRAAGVRVRLREEVAEPDELPASVGRTAYRVVQEGLTNARKHAPGRDVDVHVVGRPGEGLEVVVVNGVADAAGDAAADAGAEADAGPIEGVGGGAAAGAASNGGELAPGSGAATTSGIVVGSGTGLVGLTERVQLAGGRLDHGRSGDRFRLHARLPWPA; translated from the coding sequence ATGGCCGGCGTGGCCGCCGCCTCCGCCGTCCTGGTCGCCCTGACCATCTGGGGCCGCTACACGTCGCAAACCGCCGCCGCACCGCTGCTGCTGGACATCGCCGTGGGCGCCCTCGCCTGCGTCCTGGCTCCGCTGCTGCTGTGGCGCCCGGTCCCCGTTGCGATCGGTCTGGTGGCGCTGGCGGCGCTGACACCAGCGGTGACACCGCCGGCCACCCTCGCGGCCCTTCAGGTGGCGCACCGCCGCCCGCTGCCGGTCGCGCTCGCGGTCGCCGCGGCCGGCGTCGCGGCCCACGCGGTCCAAGGGCTATGGCAGCCCAACAGCGGGCTCTCCTACGGCTGGTGGCTGGTGCTGATCACCGTCGGGTACGGCGCGATGGTCGGCTGGGGAGCCCTGGCGCGCGCCAACCGCGCCCTCGTCGAGTCGCTGCGGGAGCGTGCGCGGCGCGCCGAGGCCGAGCAGGGGCGCCGGGTCGCCGAGGCCCGCATGGCGGAGCGCACGCGTATGGCCCGCGAGATGCATGACGTGCTCGCGCACCGGCTGTCCCTGCTGGCTACCTACGCCGGCGCGCTGGAGTACCGCCCCGACTCGCCGCCGGAGCGGCTGTCGCGCGCCGCGGGCGTGGTGCGCGCCGGTGTTCACGAGGCGCTGGACGAGCTGCGGGAGGTCATCCTGGTGCTGCGCGATGAGGACGCTGCGCAGGAGCGCGACCACGCCGCGGGGCGCCGGCCCCGCCGGGCCGACATCCCCGACCTGGTCGAGGAGTCCCGCGCGGCGGGCGTGCGGGTGCGGCTGCGCGAGGAGGTCGCCGAGCCCGACGAGTTGCCCGCCTCTGTTGGGCGAACGGCCTACCGGGTCGTGCAGGAAGGGCTGACCAACGCGCGCAAGCACGCGCCCGGCCGCGACGTGGACGTGCACGTGGTGGGGCGGCCGGGCGAGGGGCTGGAGGTCGTCGTGGTGAATGGGGTGGCCGACGCAGCGGGCGATGCAGCGGCCGATGCCGGCGCGGAGGCCGACGCCGGGCCGATTGAGGGCGTGGGCGGAGGAGCGGCAGCGGGTGCCGCCTCGAACGGCGGGGAGCTGGCGCCCGGTAGCGGCGCCGCAACCACCAGCGGCATTGTCGTCGGCAGCGGCACCGGCCTCGTCGGACTCACCGAGCGGGTGCAGCTCGCCGGCGGGCGGCTCGACCACGGCCGCAGCGGCGACCGCTTCCGGCTGCACGCCCGGCTACCCTGGCCCGCATGA
- a CDS encoding DNA cytosine methyltransferase, which yields MAGSDQEEYTSIEICAGAGGQALGLEQAGFHHKALIEVDSHACETLRRNAELRAWGEPEKLVLREDLTEFGGAELLAQGYAQPGELALLAGGVPCPPFSFAGKRLGRNDERDLFPAMLKLVESLQPRAVMIENVRGLLEPADKFADYRVYIEKQLEGMGYTVLGWEVLEAKEFEVPQLRPRAVLVAMRDEEAPYFKPIRLQDFSTRTVLAVLEDSMRERFKRAKAVVPKRQADAAFEKWKQQAAEKGTVAPTLVGGSKKHGGADLGPTRAKKAWAELGIDANGVANDPEMMVDAERDLLGPVGPKLTVQQAALIQGFPEDYFFSGGKTARYRQVGNAFPPPVACAVAEAVYAALHAYDNRDGSAIDAPQRRLVCREEPGQAGGTRQLQQVLAF from the coding sequence GTGGCCGGCAGCGACCAGGAGGAGTACACGTCGATTGAGATCTGCGCTGGGGCAGGTGGGCAGGCCCTGGGGCTCGAGCAGGCTGGGTTCCACCATAAAGCTCTGATCGAGGTCGACAGCCACGCCTGCGAGACACTGCGGCGCAATGCAGAGCTGCGTGCCTGGGGCGAGCCAGAGAAGCTGGTTCTAAGGGAGGACCTCACTGAGTTCGGCGGTGCCGAGCTTCTTGCCCAGGGCTATGCTCAGCCGGGGGAGTTGGCGCTGCTGGCTGGCGGAGTCCCTTGCCCGCCGTTTTCGTTCGCCGGCAAGAGGCTCGGTCGCAATGATGAGCGGGACCTATTCCCCGCGATGCTCAAACTGGTCGAGTCATTGCAGCCGCGTGCTGTGATGATTGAGAACGTTCGCGGGCTGCTGGAGCCGGCCGACAAGTTCGCCGACTATCGTGTATACATTGAAAAGCAGCTTGAGGGCATGGGGTATACCGTCCTGGGGTGGGAGGTACTCGAGGCCAAGGAGTTCGAGGTTCCCCAGCTCAGGCCGAGAGCGGTCCTCGTTGCCATGCGGGATGAAGAAGCCCCTTACTTCAAGCCGATTCGCTTGCAGGACTTCTCCACCCGGACTGTGCTTGCTGTGCTGGAGGACTCCATGCGGGAGCGCTTCAAGCGTGCGAAGGCTGTGGTTCCGAAGAGGCAAGCCGATGCCGCCTTCGAGAAGTGGAAGCAGCAGGCGGCGGAGAAGGGGACTGTAGCCCCGACCCTAGTCGGCGGGTCTAAAAAGCACGGCGGAGCGGATCTCGGTCCGACTCGGGCGAAAAAGGCATGGGCCGAATTGGGGATTGACGCCAACGGCGTGGCCAATGACCCGGAGATGATGGTCGATGCCGAACGCGACTTGCTCGGCCCTGTTGGCCCGAAGCTCACGGTTCAGCAAGCGGCGCTGATTCAAGGTTTCCCAGAGGACTACTTCTTCAGCGGCGGGAAGACGGCCCGCTACCGGCAGGTCGGCAACGCATTCCCGCCGCCGGTGGCTTGCGCCGTCGCAGAAGCCGTCTACGCCGCGCTTCATGCCTACGACAATCGTGACGGGAGCGCGATTGATGCTCCGCAGCGGCGGCTGGTTTGCCGGGAGGAGCCAGGTCAGGCTGGCGGAACCAGACAACTACAGCAGGTTCTTGCGTTCTAG